A genomic segment from Parolsenella catena encodes:
- the larD gene encoding D/L-lactic acid transporter LarD, whose protein sequence is MISNDLLFHMLCEFGSTALMIVFGVGVHCDTVLKGTKYQGSGHMFAITTWSFGISVCLFVFGGAVCMNPAMVLAQCIVGLVPWASCIPYMVADMLGGFAGACIAWLMYADEFKASEGVVDPVAQRNIFSTNPTSEGTNYARNFFCEAICTFVFISAILAAASRAGENVLMLAICVGLIVWAVGMGMGGITGFAMNQARDLGPRMAYQVLPIAHKADNNWKYGLLVPGIAPFVGAAVAALFVHGFLGMF, encoded by the coding sequence GTGATCAGCAACGATCTGCTTTTCCATATGCTGTGCGAGTTTGGTAGCACGGCACTCATGATCGTCTTTGGCGTGGGTGTCCACTGCGACACCGTGCTCAAGGGCACGAAGTACCAGGGTTCCGGCCACATGTTCGCCATCACGACGTGGTCGTTCGGCATCTCCGTGTGCCTGTTCGTCTTTGGCGGTGCCGTGTGCATGAACCCGGCCATGGTGCTTGCGCAGTGCATCGTGGGTCTCGTCCCCTGGGCGAGCTGCATCCCCTACATGGTGGCCGACATGCTCGGTGGCTTCGCGGGCGCCTGCATCGCCTGGCTCATGTACGCCGACGAGTTCAAGGCCTCCGAGGGCGTCGTTGACCCCGTCGCGCAGCGCAACATCTTCTCGACGAACCCCACCAGTGAGGGAACCAACTACGCCCGCAACTTCTTCTGCGAGGCCATCTGCACCTTCGTGTTCATCTCCGCGATCCTTGCCGCCGCGAGCCGCGCCGGCGAGAACGTCCTCATGCTCGCCATCTGCGTCGGCCTGATCGTCTGGGCCGTCGGCATGGGCATGGGCGGTATCACGGGATTCGCCATGAACCAGGCCCGTGACCTCGGCCCACGCATGGCCTACCAGGTGCTCCCCATCGCGCACAAGGCCGACAACAACTGGAAGTACGGCCTGCTCGTTCCCGGCATCGCGCCCTTCGTGGGTGCCGCGGTGGCCGCGCTCTTCGTCCACGGCTTCCTCGGCATGTTCTAG